GAAAAACTCACAAAGTCGGTACATATCATATCTACGAAGTGTCATTATTTTTAGcaataaatacattatttttgacATACTACTTTATATACATGACAtacagttgttaggatcgaatccacgcacacacacttgatgaataaagAATACAAGAACTTTCGAGAGAGAGATGAGatatctagagagagaaagagagaaaaagagagaaaatcaATAAATCGTTGTAACACCTCGTGGGTAAACTTctacggcggtgaggtatatatTAATGATTCAGAGTATGAACAGTTActgagaataaatggagaatgaACTGTACAACCTAAAATTTGGCTCCATAACCGCGTgaacattaatatatgacagtacatcaaatattaatcagactccacaacctaacaataataatataactatgtcattaattaattgaatgtGTCAAAGTACAAAATTCAtctaaattatttaaaacaagACTAGAGTACTATAAGTGTATATATAGAATAAATTATAGCTAGAAATACTTTTATCTTGGATGTGTAATaatatgaagttatatcaaGCTACTTATACAAAGAGGAAGATTGACAAAATAATTGAACACATTTCATTaacaaaataatcatttaattcttcattttctattaaaattagaacttatttaattatcttacaatttttttatcaatactCTTCAATGATCATCTTATTCGTTAAACACAACTTAATTAATCATATTAGACATAAACTTGTGTAGTCAATTATGAACATACTTGTGTAGATTTTGAGCCACAAATTATTGGTATCTAGCAAGTtctagagaaaaaataatacgtgaaaaaaaatattctcgAAACGTAAACATTAGCTATTATTATGCTAAAAGtactatattaaattattatttttgtttcctATGTagcataaatatttaaattttatcatcaatttttgaaaaataattttaatttttacatgtcaagttaattaaataatatcaaataatttgagataaataaaaagatatacaCATTAACAACTTAAACCAAGGTACGTGCATGCCCACAATTTGTTCCAACAGAAAATGTCATTTCCTTGGGTAGATAAGAAGTCACTATTTTTGGTCGATTAATTCAGATATTTGTCGAGAAATTCGTAGTTGTTACTCTTTTATAGTATATTAAGTAACTTATTTTTGTATAAGAATTTATAAATCACATTAATAATGTATATcgtattaaataaatttaacctgatgaattcaattaaaatgacattaacaaattaaattgaACCCTAATCTTTTTTGATAttgagtgtgtttggtatgaaggaaccAGAAagtgttttccaattttctcatatttagttgaaaaaagtttttcaaatcaactcattttactcaaaattaaaaaaaatgacttcccttaaaaaattaagaaaatttttttcGAAAACTCtgctcaaattttaaattacatttttttgaaaaaaacaacaatttttttaaaaaaaatttcaattttaaattttattggcCACCCCCACCCAAACATACCCATCATCTCACATGCTACACCAGCTCAATcacaatatacttcatttaTTTCGATTTATGTGAAACTTTTCCTGTTTTAAGAGTCAAATAATTAAAGTTTGATCGAAAATATATACgtaaaattttctattttttaaaataaaatttatacaactatgtaaaaagtactataaatttttttggaaaaaaattgattttttttaaaaaaaagtttcaattttaaatttattggcCACCCCATCCAAACGCACCTATCATCTCATATGCTACACCAGCTGCACAATATACTTCATTTGTTTCGATTTATGtgaaacttttcattttttaagagTCAAATAATTAAAGTTTGATCGAAAACATATGCgtgaaattttctattttttaaaataaaatttatacaactatgtaaaaagtactatagatcaaatttaaaattatatttttttgggaaaaacaataattttttattaaaaaaatcaattttaaattttattgccCCCCACCCTAACGCATCCATCATCTCATATGCTACACTAGCCTAATcacaatatacttcatttaTTTCGATTTATTTAACACTTTTcgttttttaaaagttaaataattaaagtttAATCGAAAACATACGtatgaaattttctattttttaaaataaaatttatataactaTGTAAAAAGTACTATAGATCACAATAACTGTTAattcaaaataagtaaaaagatatatgaaaaatttacgataaaaaataaaatcgtttaaatcttaaaaaatgtcaaattattTAGTTTGTTATAAACATCCGATACAGATAAATAAAGTCGTGATCGATAGAGGATGTAAATATGTCTAGAACATACGAATGGTAATTGTGATTTATAGAAAACGACGAATACGTGGATGAAATTAGGATCATGTATGGACCGACTTACAAGGATAACATATTCCCATACGATCATGACACGTGTACGGTTAATATCACCCATGTACCTTCATATCACTATAAATAGACACTCATGCTTCTTCCCTCAATCACTCATTTCTAcatcaatcaaaaaaaaatcacatttgaTTTCTCAATTCTTGTTTCAGATCAATCAATCATGTCTTGCTGTGGAGGAAACTGTGGCTGTGGATCTGGCTGCAAGTGCGGCAACGGCTGTGGAGGGTAAATCCCTATTATTTTTCTTCGTTTTTTGTTGTAGcgctattttttttttcgatttcTCGTCTTGTGTTCGATATCTGAATGAGTTTGCGCTCTGTAAAGGTCTATTTTATAGGGGATAACAACTctacaaaagatttttttttgttttatatttagcTTGAATTCGAGAACTCTGgttaaggatttttttttttgtgatccaTGCAtggatatgtttttttttgtgaaggattgagtttttttaatttgagaTTTGTTGGCTGattccttgatttttttttgtttatgttcTTTTTATCAAAACTTTACACTACTAAATTTTTGATCCCATGCATGGATTGATGCAAAATGGAATTTTGATGGGGAATTGTGGGATCACAATAATAGTTTTGTGTTGGGCaatttttgtgctaattttgaggGATTGGTGACAAGCAAGGGTTGGATCTAGAAGCAAAGAGCGGTTATATTAGTGGCCTAACACAAAAATCAGAGCTTTAAACatgaattataataatatttatataataataatatttatataattgattttgatttcttttagtttttaaatataattattcttattttaaattatctttttatgaGATACAGTACTTGAAATATGTTAGATTTGGTCTAATAATCTCTTCGTTTTCACgaaaagtttatttattttttataaatagtaatcaatatttgttaaagaataataacttataatttattattattaaatatgaagTTCCTTAAATTTGGGACATAAAGGACACACGTCTTTTTTTAACATTATCGAGCCACCCTGCTAGGAGCTCTAAAAATGGCgaagttaaaaatataaaaaaaaaacacatcaaAAGTGAGCCTTAAGCACAAACTCGAAAGCCAATTAACCCGATCATTTGTTCATCGAGTGCTCtgtgttaattttatataaataccttttaatatatatatatatatatatatatatatatatatatatgaagagtATAAGGAGTTTGATGGGTCTAATTTCCTTCCCCTTTCTTACCATTAAGCTGTCAATCCGTTAGTTTCACAAGTTATTACTTAGTAATATTAGTGTCTGAACCCAGGAACTTCCACCAAGCTCCGCTCTTAATTGAGCTTTCTCTTGTTTGATGTTCTTGAGGGtatgtttcttatttttttttaattttggtgtTGTAGTTGCAAGATGTACCCAGACATGAGCTACACCGAAAGCAGCACAACCACTGAGACTTTGGTGCTTGGGGTGGGACCTGAGAAGACAAGCTTCGGCGCCATGGAGATGGGTGAATCCCCTGTTGCTGAGAATGGCTGCAAATGTGGATCTGACTGCAAGTGCAACCCTTGCACTTGTTCTAAGTGAACAAAAATATAGTTAAAACAGAGCAGAGATCATGGTGTTAGCCTTCTATGGCTGAagaaaaatagttgaaaaaatGTGTGTCTAGTGTTTTAGTGTCTTGTCTGTTGAAAACAGGGAAAAAATGTGTTCTTTTTTCCCTGTAATAAGAAATATAGTAATGGAGTCTTTTATGTGTAAGTAACCAGTATAATGGTTTGTGTAAACATGAATATCTCTGCATCTGTTAATTTTAACATATAAGTTTGGATATGTGTTATGGTTTCAACTAATTCAAGTACTTCCTTGATAATGTTTTCCTGTTTCTAGGCTGCAAAACTATAGTAAATCTTTTAGGTTTTGGTAAAACCTAATTCCATTGGGTGTAGTTGGAGAGCATATAGTGTTTGCGAATATGTAAATTTCATTCGAATATGTAAATTTCTATCGGGGAAAAGGGAAGATCCGCCTGATAGAGGAGTAGTTTTCATTCATCAGCATAGACTAAAAGTGCTCTTCGAGCTGTGTCGAGTTTGATTCCAttctccatttttcttttgtgaCTTTGCTTACCATATCCATGTTGGACCAATGTATAATAAGCACAAAGATAGCCACAATTGTATCAAATTTCACAATAGGAAAAAGCtatctaacaaaaataataccCAAGAGATATAAAGTATAATAATGCTGAAATATTTTATGGTTGGAATTAGTACAATACAAGCCATTTGAGTAGAATGGAAGGTAAATTTCTTGTCCAGTTCTAGACTGAGCTTAGTATTATGAGGTGATTAACACAAGCCCTCAAATCCAACTACTCATAAATAATATCACAAAGATAAATTAACATTCTAGCCAGAAACACAATCTTTCTTCTACATGATCCTACAAACAACAAGATGTTGCAGAGAAGTTTTTCATTCCAATACTCCTCTTGCAGCCCACCTGAATAAGTTATGTACCTAGAGACAAATACTTTATGAGAATACACGAGAAAAAGGAATAGAATGCAAATGCAGATCATCGCGTTGAATTACCTGTTTTGATGTCAATCCAATCTTCTCCAAGTCATCTAGCTGCACGAACCAGACAGGTAGGCTTAGTTTTTTATGCAGTGACAAATCAAGAATCTTTAACATCATATACGTTACAAAGAGTTTCTTACTGATTTCATGGGGCTTGTTTCCCTTAGATCAGTAATGTATTCAGCCATCTTTTGTCCAATTCCCTGAATGATGCAATAAAAGATCACAGCTAGTTTAAGCGATAAGATGTTAATATCATGCAAAAATGGTGATAACTTATTGTTGGTATAGCGATTGAGAATGTTAGAATTGTGAGAAGAGATTAATAACATACCTTTATGGCCATGAGTTCCTCCCTGACACAATGTAGCACATAATAATGTTAAGTCTCGATGcagaaagaagaaatagaaaaaataaaaaggaaatgaagaCAAAAAACACTCACTTGCTAGCTGTGTTCAGTAACTCAATGTATTCTTGGACAAGAGAGTTCTGTATACTcaacaaagaattattataAGCAGAAATGCTAAACAATCAGAATATAAAACAAAAGGATTCCGTGCTCACCTTCAAGTTGGAACTTCGTGCACCAAATTTATCTAGTGGAGTTCCTAACGCTGCTATATTCTCATCAAAACTGCTTAAAGCAAAGGTTGACATAGGAGTCTGTTGATTGCTTATAAGGTGTATTTGGTCCTTCGTGGACAAGTTCTCATTGTTTACGTTGGAGTTGATGGGAGAAAGGACCTTCCTAGGGGTAACCTCACATGCTTTAAGTGATTTCAAACAGTCAACCATGATCACTTTCTCCTCTCCATTAATTTCTTCATCTACACAAGACCAAACAGACAAAAATAGTCAAAGTTTATTTGACTGCCTGTAAGCAagatgttttatatttatatattggaAAAGTTCTAACTACGAATTTTTATACCTATCTGTAAAAAGGGCTAATTAGACAAATAAACTCCAACTAAGTTACATATGTAAATGACAAGATTTAGACATTAGTCTAGATGGGTTACGGTACGGGAGTAGGCAGGCATGCTTCAATTACATGATGTAATAGTAGTATGAATGCTGTATGTGAAAGAACACAAAGATGAGTGCTATTTTCAGGATTTTATAGTGGAGTAGAGGAAATGATTGTGTAGTGACCCTTAAACTACTTGAAAAAGGGGGAGGCACACCAGGAGCTCAGTGGATTCAACTAATTAAAATCTTCTGAAATGGGCCTAAGATTGTGCCATCCATGAACAGATGCTGGTTTATACAGGACGAGcaagtttaagaaaaatgagAATTTGATTATAACAAGTCATGCAAAGGAATGTGCAgtcttatatatgaaaaaacaaGAAACTCATAGGGCCTAATATCGTGAAAATAACTCATGGTTAAAAAGATCAAATGTTTTAGGTATAATCGGTGAAAGTTtgcaaataaatgaaaaattgtCTTGTTGCTGTAGTTTCATATGAATTGAGGTAGAATAACCATTACTATACACTCTCTGGGAGGAAAAGATGGAGGAGAACACTAGAACTAGCTTTGGCACATATATGATAGGAAAGACTGTCACATGCTTGTAGCTTAATATGAGTCAGTTATATAGAATTGGGGTGAAGAATACATGTGGCAGACTGTAAATACTGAGATGTGATTATTATAAATGGTCATTTACCATGCACCGCTGTATTAGAATCAGGCATAACCCTCTCAGCGAAAACCTCAaatttcttctcttctctttgtcCACCTGTATCAGCAAGGTCCTGAACCTGCATTTGCACATTAATGCAGAAATCCAACTTAAAAAGATTTATCAATTGAATCCAATTCTGGTATAACGAGAAGTGTGATCAAGTTGTTCTGTTGTCCTTTCAAAAAGTTCacatcaaaattctttttagcTGTTAATTATCAGTTATCGCATACCAACTGAGTGATTCTCTTTGTGATAAAGATGACAAAAATTTAGGAATTGTTGTTTTCTTTGAGAGCTTATCATGCTATCAGACATTACATCAACTCAAAGTGGAATTGAGATAGTTAAGTTTAATGGTTACCAGTTCATCTTCATTCAAAGAAATGGAATCACATCATATATACAGTAGctaagaaatttaacaaaagACCTACCCTGAATCAAGTCTGTCAATGGATTTATTCAATTTAAGACGGAGTGGGCATCATAAACTCAAAACCAGCTAGGGAGAAATTATAGtctcattttgtttttttacctCTGCTATTGTGTTCGCTCGATGTCcattcttaaataaatttttacaaGCTCCATCTGGATTCCTGTTCAACATAGTTAAGCAATCATCAAAATCAAAGGCAGGTAAATACAACAAGATTATAGACTGTAGAGTAATCTCTTACCTCTTTTTTATGCTTGAAGCTCCTTGATTACTGATAGATTTTTGCTTGCAAGAACTCCCAAACAGACCTAGCTTTCTGGTAGAGCATATGGAATTTGGAGTTTTGCTGGTTAATGGGGAATCAAATGCCCCAATTCTCTGAGTACTTTTTGTCTTGCCTTTAGATTCTAGCCATGATCGGAGCTTTGCCTCCATGTCGATTTTGACCTTTGGAGTATCTCCTTTTTGTGCTGAGGCAACAAAATTGGATATATGTCTTGACCTGGCTGCTAAACTAACTGTATGAAGAGATTCTTGGTACTCCCCAGGGTTCTATGAACAAATGAAACAGTTGACATTTGACAATGTTAAGAACACTGTTGCATTCATGGAACTCAAAGGCAAGAGATGATATATACAATATCCTACCAAGCAAGCAACCATCAAAGCACGGCTTGTTCCTCCAAGAGAATCTTGCAATACCCTTGTCAATTTGCTTTCTCTATAGGGAATTCGTGGTTGATTGTTGTTCAATGCATAAATCACATTTGATAGTGCAAATAATGACTGGTTGATCTTAGCACTCTCTTGTAGACGAATCCCAGTGTTGCAAGTTCTTCTATTGTCTTCGTTACCTAATTCAGTGACATTTGAGTTACAATATGAGAGTAACTTTTCAGttcaatatattcttaaaacaaTTCAtggttaaatttaataaatttttaagacCTGCCAAGTCAATAAGGTTCAACTTCCCAGTAATGATATTTCCAGTATCATCACAACTTGGAGTAGAAACATAAACCGTGAGCACAGCATGGCTCCTGCTAGAGACATCATTAACGCCCGTATGTGCAACTTTTCTCCTCTGAACCGCACAAGAAAATGCTTCTAGAAACTCTGACGTTGAACTGACAGCAACTTGTGCAAGTCCTTTGAGATGAATCTGCCCATCTTTGTCGTCCAATATGAAAATTTCTTTCTCCTTAAGTTCAAGTAGATCATAGCACCTATCCATGTAAATTTCATAGTATGATATTGCTACGGTACTTTTCCCCTGACTCTTCGAGAGAATAGAGGACATTGCAAGTGGCATTAAACCAGGGAGGTTTTCAGTTCCCTGCATCAGCAACAAAGTTTTTCAAAACAATTCACAGGTACATCCAAGAATTAGGATTTAGGAAGGCCTGAAGGGAACTATAGTAGAGGTCAAATGGAGAAGTTCTAGATTAGGACCAACAGCTGCATATATGGGATAAGCATATGCATGGTTTCAATCTGAAAAGTCTGATATGTCTTTTGCTCAATCATGGATCTATGCTATAGAAGTTATAGAGCAGCAAAAGACTTGAAAAGAAACATTGAGTAGGTCTGTTATAACTTATAACTCAATATATATCTCCTACTCCACGAGTATATTTTAGCATCTAGTCCACTTGCCCGAGTGATGGAGCAAGCTGTGTTATGTAGACAAATGAAACATACCTGCATGGTGTATGTTTTGCCACTCCCTGTAGCACCATAAGCAAATATCGTTACATTGTAACCTTCTAATATCCCGGGGATCAAAGGACTGACTTCTTTGCCAAATATTTGGCTTATATTGTTATCTTCTTGTCCGAAAAATGCATCCAACTTGTAGCATTCATTACGACTAAAgtcaaaaacaaaaagttccCAGGATAAGGTTGTAGTAAGACAGCTTTAATCTTCACAAATGCCAACAATTGAGAAAAAACTTACCTAGTTTCATGATCTTTGAGATGAACTGTGACATCATCAGAACACTCACATTCTGAGTTGAGAACAGAGACACAAGAGATTGGGTTTCCACCTATCGAGTTAATTTCTCGTGAAAGAAAAGGGCGAACTCTAACAATAACTCTAACTTTTGTGACCACTGAGGATTCTAACTGCTGTACTCTTCCAGGAGTTGGCAAGTTTTCTGTTTGACATGCTTTAAGACCATTCATTTGCATATTTATGTCAGGGACAACAGAACCTGTTTATATAAcagcaataaaataaataacattagCATTTAAAAATGCAGTCTTGTTGAACAAAGTACTGTCTTTTTCAATAAACAGCATGCCAGATAAAATCTTTTGAACAaatgtttcttctttttatggAACAACTCATCTACTTCTGGAAGGATCACAAAAGAGTTTCAACTGAGAGCATAAATCGATTTAAAGTTTGACTTGTTTTATGAATACTTAAGCATAATgggatattttctttttcttttagtcTTTATTCGTCTTGTTTATCTGAAACTAGTTAAACACCTACCTAggaataacaacaacaacaatgtaTCCGGTGTAGTCTCATAAAGTGAATTCTGCGGgtagagtatacatagactttaTCCTTACCTCAAAAGTAGAGACATCATTCTCGATAAACCCCTAGCTCAAGGAAAAACAAACCAAAGCAATCCAGACAAAGAAATAACAGAGGTGAACTCATAACAAACCAGTAATACAATAATCGAAGTATAAGAAACAACATACAGTAACAAAACTAGAAGGACAAGAGTAATACTACGACTACAATATGAAGGGATTAGCTAGACAACTCTACTACCTGCTAACCTACTACCCTAATCCCCCTATGGCACAACCTACCCTAGAatgtgaaataattttaaaatcagtTTAAAAACCTCATAAAGTTTGGATTTTTAACTGTTCTACATAGAATTGAGCTCAAAAATGTTCCCTTTAATCAACATTGTACCAAATTCCTATCTTAGCCATCCATTTACATCAAGGTTCAAGTTCGATTCactaacattttaatttaaactaATAGAGAATGTCATAATACAACTTAAATCCTTTAAACAAACAAATCACTCTCTGAACAGACAGTAAATCCAGTTCTTCTCCCATAAGAATAATCAAATTTAGAGTTTTTCAAATTTAGAGTTATCACaaattaaaaccaaaaataGACTAAGAAACATCAAAATCACAAGAATCTTAGTAGTTTATTTGATTAACTACCTGATTCCCAAGATTTCGATTCCCCACCTTGTAATCCCCTTCGAAGTCCCcgaaaaaaacccaaaaaaaaacaccaaaaaatCAATGGATTATTTTTGAAGATATACGAACCTTAATCTTGTAGATCAACTCCAAAATTCACaattatttttcccttttataaCAATTTGTGTGTATGTGAGAGAAATGAATTACAAAGAGTTCGTTTTGAGATTAGTACAATTTCAAATTCTCAAATGGCGGTCTCGggttttgaactttttttttgaattaaagtGTTTGGGCCTTTTGCCTTTGGGTACGGGTTTGCATGGCCCAATCCCAACCCATCTAGTCTTTCATCTTTACCAATTGCACTCCATAGCCAATTTTATGGACTCGTTTAGTTTCGACCTTTAAGGTTTTTAACACTGAAATCATTGTACTTTTTAAATTATGGGTTCGTATATAGTGTTTGCTGAAAGTCTAGTAGGtttcatatgtatatttatGCTCACTCGATTTACTATCTCACTAGGTAGAGTAAGGTCGACGTACGCTCTTCACATATGAAAATTTCACTAgcatgttattgttgttgaaattaCTTAGTTTCGATAATGTGCTGCATCAACATCGAGTTTTGCCTGCTTTGGTACCACGTCAAGATATATGTGAGTTTGAAGAAGTGTGAGTTAGGGCAAGTCTAGGTTCAAAACACTCTCATTTGACACATATTTTGTCACGTATGAGACTAACATGTGTAGGTGCCTAGCACTTGGttactaaaatagtcataatgtatgaaaaatatgatcattttAGTCTTAAACCTtaacactatgtttggatcattgttatccattgtattgtattgtatcgttatTATACctataatgtttgttttgattgttacttaaagtgtattgtactgtattgttaaatttcgttgttcCGTAACAATGGAAACCCCTAATTTATGGAACAATCAATTTGTTGTGttcccattgttacttaatttcttttttcaattatatttttacaaaatatttcaaaatactattttaccctttaccttaattatttaagcCTAGTCAAACCTtctaccctagaataattaagaatatttaagtaaatttataaattacaatacattaCGATACagtcaaaccaaacaattagaatgttactaaacaacaacaaacaatacaatttaGCCAAACAAtgtatctaccatacaatacaatagagaacaatacaatataatatattatgaaataattgataacaatgatccaaacaaagtgtaaaGATTACCGATGCAAGTAAAGAAGTCATACTCTAAGATCAAAGTATTGTGCATTGTAGTTATAATTTAAACACTTGATGAGatcctaatttttattttatctttgtaaaaaaaaaacaagtcacAAGATCAAAAGCTTAAGGTATGTCAAGTTTGTGCATCAAATTACTAATGTGATTTTTGTATCTATTTTGGATGCAAGGAATAAGATTTCTTCTTATTGATATTAAAATGAGGGTAGGTTTTTGTCCACTTCATTTTTGGTATTTCATCAAGTTGATTTTTACCATAACAAAAAGTAATAATTCACACAAAGAGATGgttgtatataaataaataaaaatagtgtCATTATAATCTTAAGgtaaatcaaatatattttatttaaaatatatattgtgtttttttttaaaaaaaaaaatcaacttcaaatacttttcttaaaaaataccACTCAACGCATGCTCAAAACGCCTAAGATGATGTTTATtactttcaattcatttttcaaatttatatttttagattaaaaaaatagaaagtatccactataaatatcatatattaatcaaatttagGCAATGCCTAAACTTGTTGGTTGGGAGCGTGGCAAAATTAAATCCAATCTGTCTAATTCGATTCAACTTATTTACGCTTGGATTGGTTATTGTTCCGCTCATTTGTTGGCTCAATTAATTTTAGCCCATCAAAATTTGTGAgaaatctaatatatatatatatatatatatatttgattttatgtgttatatataGTTGGTACTAAAAgcttataaaataacaaataaagctattaaaatttagtaaaaattggACGGGTTGAATTATGATCCGTTATCTAACCCGTTTTGACCCCAAAAATTTGGATTAAGTTGGATCTTGACATATTTTTTGTCTTGATCTATTTTGATCCGTCTAAATTTAACCCAACCCACCTAATTGCACCCTAGTTGGGATTGCTTTGATGATCTTATTAGCTCGAGTATTATATGTagatgcaatatatatatatataNTTTATTACTCGTttagcaaaagaaaaaaaaggtacGAACCTATCATGCATTAATAAATGctatcaaattttttctctttaGAGACTGATAAACagttaaaagatattttcatcacaaacaaattaaattagatttatTGAATATAGATTCGAAAtcataattctttttgtttattaaatttaagtaaaatatttactaaGTACTTCTTATCTCTTAATAAAAGGTTTGTTTGGATAAACTAATACTATGTAGTAGATAGTTTGTAAGCCCTTGAATAAATAAGCAATTGCTTTTTGAGTAAAAATAGTTTTGCTACATATAGGAATAAAGTTTATGTACTTAAAACTtgcttaattataaaattacattaagtatattataattatagtaATTGTGCTTCAATATAAGTGCTAAAACTGCTAATAAATAATTGAtgtgttaaattaaaaaaaaggtgataaatgatatttttgttagaatgattAAAATacacttcaaattttatttaaaattttataaatttaaaagt
The nucleotide sequence above comes from Solanum pennellii chromosome 9, SPENNV200. Encoded proteins:
- the LOC107031159 gene encoding metallothionein-like protein type 2 B, which gives rise to MLLPSITHFYINQKKITFDFSILVSDQSIMSCCGGNCGCGSGCKCGNGCGGCKMYPDMSYTESSTTTETLVLGVGPEKTSFGAMEMGESPVAENGCKCGSDCKCNPCTCSK
- the LOC107031157 gene encoding kinesin-like protein KIN-10B → MQMNGLKACQTENLPTPGRVQQLESSVVTKVRVIVRVRPFLSREINSIGGNPISCVSVLNSECECSDDVTVHLKDHETSRNECYKLDAFFGQEDNNISQIFGKEVSPLIPGILEGYNVTIFAYGATGSGKTYTMQGTENLPGLMPLAMSSILSKSQGKSTVAISYYEIYMDRCYDLLELKEKEIFILDDKDGQIHLKGLAQVAVSSTSEFLEAFSCAVQRRKVAHTGVNDVSSRSHAVLTVYVSTPSCDDTGNIITGKLNLIDLAGNEDNRRTCNTGIRLQESAKINQSLFALSNVIYALNNNQPRIPYRESKLTRVLQDSLGGTSRALMVACLNPGEYQESLHTVSLAARSRHISNFVASAQKGDTPKVKIDMEAKLRSWLESKGKTKSTQRIGAFDSPLTSKTPNSICSTRKLGLFGSSCKQKSISNQGASSIKKRNPDGACKNLFKNGHRANTIAEVQDLADTGGQREEKKFEVFAERVMPDSNTAVHDEEINGEEKVIMVDCLKSLKACEVTPRKVLSPINSNVNNENLSTKDQIHLISNQQTPMSTFALSSFDENIAALGTPLDKFGARSSNLKNSLVQEYIELLNTASKEELMAIKGIGQKMAEYITDLRETSPMKSLDDLEKIGLTSKQVHNLFRWAARGVLE